TCGTCCATTCAAACGACTTCCTCAACGTGCGAAAGAAAGGTAGGCATTTGTCTATTACTATTGAGATGAACCTGTTTAATGCGGCTACCTTTCCATTCAGGCTCTGTACCTTCTTGACCGTCTTTGGTGATGCTAACTCCATTATGGCCTATATCTTTTCCGGGTTAACCTCAATACCCCTTTAGGATGCCATGAATCCTAGGAACTTTCCTGTCGTTACCCTGAACACACACTTgtttggattcaacttcatGTTGTACGACCGCAGTATGTCGAAGGTCTCTTGGAGGTCGCTCAAGTGGTCATCCTCCCGTGTACTTTTTACTAGCATGTCGTCCACATAAACTTGCATGTTCCTTCCAATCTGATGCGAGAACATCCTGTTCATCAGCCTTTGGTACATGGCACCCGTGTTCTTGAGTCCGAAcggcatcactttgtagcaaaaGAGCCCCTGGCTGGTGACAAATGAGGTCTTTTCCTGATCAGCCTCATTCAGTATGATTTGGTTTTAACTAGAGAatgcgtccatgaagcttagctGCTGGTGTCTTACGATTGAGTCGACCAAGGCGTCAATTTGCGGGAGAGGATAACTGTCCTTGGGGCAGGCCCTGTTTAGGTCTGTGAAATCTACGCACATCTTCCGCTTTCCGTTGGCTATCTTGACCATGACCATGTTCAACAACCAGTCGGGGTAGTACACCTCTCGTATGAAGTCTGcttcttgtaatttttgaaccTCCTTAACTATGGTTTTGTCCCGCTCCTGTGCAAACACTCGCTTCTTCTGCCAGACGGGAGAGAATGAGGGCGATACATTCAACTTGTGGACTATGATCGATGGATCAATCCCTGGCATGTCCTCATGACTCCAGCCGAACACGTTCTAGTTTTTCCTCAGGAACGTCGTAAGTGTTTGACGCACTGGTTGGCTAGCCAAAGTACCTATCCTCATTGTTTGTTCAAGCTTGAAATCATCAAGGAGTACTTCTTCCAACCCTTCCACCGGTTCTACTACCGTCTGCTATTTGTCTATACACATAGTTTGCAAATGATCATCCATCTCCAGCATGGCGATGTAGCATTTGCGTGCTACCATTTGATCCCCTCTTACTTCTCCTACCCCGTACTCGGTGGGAAACTTGATCATCAAATGGTAGGTTGAGGTCACGGCCTTCCATGAATTCAATGTAGGACAGCCTAATATGGCGTTGTACGTGGATGAACAATCTACAACTAGGAATGTGACATCCTTGGTGATCTGCTTAGGGTAATCTCCGACCGTTACCGACAAGGTGACTGCTCCTAGGGGATGCACCCTTGTTCCTCCAAATCCTATAAATGGTGTGTTGGTTGGAATCAATTGTTCTCTCCCTATTCTCATCTGTTGGAATGTCAGATAGTACAAGATATCGACCGAGCTCCCATTGTCCACAAGGACTCGGTGGGTGTTGTAATCCCTTACACGTATGCTGACTACAAGTGCATCGTCTTGTGGGTGATGGAGACGTCGGACATCTTCCTCCGTGAACCCAATTACGAGGTTGTCAATTTGTGCCATCTTTGGGACGTACCCTGTCAGTTGGACATTTTGAACCATTAGTACGTAGGTCTTGCGTGCCTTCTTGGAAGAACTAGAAGCTGCGCTTCCCCCTATAATCATCCTCATGTCTCCCAAAGGTGGCCCAGGGCACTCGTTTTCTCTCCGGGCAGGCTGTCCTTGGGGTTGCTCTGTCCCTTCCTTACCGATGAACCTCTGCAACTTTCCCTGCCTGATGAGAGCTTCTATCTGCTACTTTAAGTCATAGCATTCGAACGTGTCATGATCGTGATTGCAGTGGAAACGATAGTACTTGTTTTTGGACCTCTTGCTGGGGTCTCCCTTCAACTTGCCATGGAATGTCAGGGCCTcttcatccttgatttgcatcaaAACTTGTCAATCAAGGTGTTTAGAGAAGTGAAACTTGTAAATATTCCAGTTGGAGGCTTGGAACGTCTATCTTCCCTCCTATCTCCTGGCCTGGCCATCTTTTGCCCTCTGTCCCGCCGTGATTCCTCCtgcctttctctctttttgggcTTCTCTTCGTGAGCCAGTAATGTGTTTTTCACGTTCATGTATTTAGTAGCCCTATAGAACACATCCGACATGGTTTTCGGGTCATTCTTATACAAGGAAGATAGAAACTTACCCTTCCACAGCCCATTTATGAACGCGGCAACGAGTATCTTATCATCAGCTTCATCGATTGAAAGCGTCTCCTTGTTAAAGCGGGCTATGTAAGACCTCAACGTCTGATCCTCCCGTTGCTTAATACTCATTAGGCATGCAATGGATTTCTTATACCTGTGCCCTCGATAAAGTGTGAGGCGAACTGGGCGCTTAACTCCTTAAAGGTACCAATGGAATTGGGCGTCAACCtactgaaccaaatccttgcgGGGCCCTTCAGCGTAATGGGGAAGGCCTTGCGCATAATCTCATCTGTCATTCCTTGCAAATGCATCAAAGTCTTGAAAGACTCCAGGTGTTCGAGGGGGTCCTTGGATCCGTCGTAACTTTCCACCTGAGGCATTCGAAATTTTGGTGGTAGGGGGAAAGACGAGATGGATGCAATGAATGGTAAGTCAGTTCGATGGACCAAGTCGTTGAGGTCACTAGACACTCATCCCCTAAAGGCGTTTATCATGAAGTCTATCTGttccttcatcatctgcatctccgCGACAATGTGAGGAGGAGCCGTATCTGTGCCGTATGGACGGCTGGTATCCTATCGTTCTTGTCTGCTTAGGGCGTTGCTACCTTCCGACCTCTCTTGGTTCCTTCTTCCAGTGCTGGTTCCTTCCTGGGTGTTAAGCAGTACATTCTTTTGGCGTAGCTGCTCCTTTAGGTCATGATTCTGCTTGGTAAGGCGTTCCACGATTGCTACGAGGGTTTGAACCTATCTCTCTAAGGCAGTAATGTGCGGTTCATCACCCTGATTATTAGTGGTTGTTGCCATCAAATGAGTAAATACCATGCAActttttgtctaggaagcggTAAGTATGGCTTATCTCGCTTCCCCACAAATgacgccaactgatgatgccgaaaattaTCAGTAAGTCGCACAATCCTCACGTGCTCAAGACAACACCTGCACAACACAGAACAAGAAGATCTTAGGAGAGTACTAGTGTGGCACTAGCCAAAAACCTCCAAAGATTAAGTTAGAGAACTCTTCACAACTCTAGAATGCCAGAATtggggtgaattatgcgtaccttattTTCTTAGGACCtcgggtttttatagtagtgtagaaccAACCTCCGTTTCTTACGTCAGAAGGTGTTTCCTTACAAGAAAAGATCATCATAAATGTGCATATATTACGGGATCCTTCTCACGTTGGGATTCTATTAACTAGGGTTAATCATGAGATGTAAGTTGTTTCCATTTAGAATTCCTTAGAGGCCACTTAAGTCATGTGGATGCCACATGGCCTTGGGATCCGTCCACCTTGTGTCCGTGAATCCTGGATCCGTCCATGTAGAAATGCTAACCGTCCATAATCTAGTGCTGTCAAGTTTGGATCCGTCATCCCTAATTTTGTACTCTTCAGCCATTATGTAGTTTGAGTCTCAAAATTCTATTGATAAACCTTCTCTTGTTCactaaaaaatgataatatttaGCATTCCTCTCTCCTTTTAACTTTAAGTACCAGTCAGCTCTTGCCTTTTATGCCCACATAATTTGTTCCTCTACTAAAGTAATTCTACTAATATAAATTACAGATTGTCCCACAAGTTTAGGCTGttaggaaatgatgaatttaactATTTAACCAATATTCTAATGTGCATATAGAACTCTGTCTCTTGATACATCTTGTTCTGTATTGACAGACTGTTGCCGTGTGATAAGACCTTGCTGGAATATGAATATGAATTGTGGAAAAGTAAGAATGGTGAATAGGAATTTGTAGTTGATGTAGGCCACTTCAAGGGACCTAGAcctccatagagaaagagagagagattaaaaggCCTTAATGAATAATATTGGAGATTAAACCACCAACTGATCAAATAGTggcttttttgaaaattgttagAGATCTTGCATATTAAGAATTAGGGTTCATACCCAAATTGGTGGATTTTGTGATTTGGCTATCAATCCATTGAAACGATTTCTCAATAATGTAATTAAGGGTcccaatttaatatataaatccCTAGTTTGGTTAGAGTTTGACCAGAGTGAAGTTATTTAACAAAATATGGattttttaagtattatttCATGACGATAATTAGGGTTTTTCAATTGGGTAATGGGTTTAACCATATTGGATGAAATATTACTTAATTGGGACATATAATTAGGGTATGTAACAAAAAAATGTGTGGAAATATCATAGATTTGGTATTaatcaaagaatcaaaattgCTAAGATTAGGATTTAGGTCAAATTTAGGGCTTTTGGTGTTCTTGATGATTTTATGTCAAATTGAAGGTGCACTTATTAAATTAAGATAACTAATTACAAGTTTGAATACATAATTGGGTGAGGTGACTAAGACCAAAGGTTAGggttaatttaaatttattttaggttaGTATAAGGATCATTTTTAAGAAAGGCAAGGATCAATCAGTCATATACTTATTGTTGACACTTGGCCGCCAATCTTTGGATCAGTTAGTCATATACTCAACTATATCAACAACTAGTCACTAACCCTTGCAATGCACGGAAAAACTATTgactctgaaaaaaaaaatgatgaaatattTAACTTCTCTACTTTTCCATAGTTTAAAAGTGTTGTCTAACATTGAACATTCTTGAGTTGCAAGTGCATAGTTACCGAAACCGACAGTAATttacaattattaaattaataaagcaaaactcctaatagttatatatacacacacactcaaaactaatacaaactgcaaatatataaacaaagatcATGATATGAGGAAGACAcaccaagtttcaaatttgagtagTAATATGACTTTCTTgtattaataacaatatagacaattcaaaacatggaacaatatcaaaattgTAATacctaattccattatcttttatgttgaatccaaacaaataattaattgaaattaatccaaaaaaataattaatcaaccaaaaatcatagcttttaataagaaaaccaaaaatcacatgaacctaAATAAAATGCAATTAAGGTGAAGAATTATGACCAACTTGCTGAGAcgcaaataccaaaaaccccaagacttaaaaattcaaaatttatagaatctccaaattctacttcaaaaccaaaccaaattcaacaaatttatatataacataccaaacaaaaatttatcgTTCCCTGGGCAAGAAGACATAGGTTGCaactttgatttttcttcaaaaaaataaagatgctTTATCTGCCatgtacaatataaaaaaataattagtagaaatttcaacccaaaaaccaaacccacaaaaacaatgtcaatataaatatggagattaacctaaatactcaaaagaaaacaattctaaacataacaaaagaataagatagaaagaaaatctcaagcacatatgaaagcaaaaaaaaaattcgacataaaagttaaaattcattaataacaatataaacaaatatccacatatgctgaattgaaattttattaataataaaaatataaacaaattcgacataaaattcattaattaaattaagaagaAAGTTGAATCATATtgcttgagttttttttttaatttttttttttttacattagtctctattttttttttaaatcctaaaGTGAAGTTAAGAGGGTTTTAAGATTGTAATTGCTAAGGTTTTGAGGAGGGAAAAGAGACTCCTAACAAGAGtccttctcttctttttttttcttaatcccaacttttttcttttttctttttgggttacatgagtctctttttttttttttttttgaatcctaAAGTGAAGTTAAGTTTAAAGTTTTGAGGTGATAATTGTTAGGACTTTGAGGAGAGGAGAGAAagtcctaacaggagtctctttctctctctctctctctcttttccttaatCTAacgtgtcttttttttttttttcaacatgagtctctctttttttctttttcttttttgagtccTATTTTCAACATgagtctctttttttctttattttttttttttttttttttcctttttgagtcctatcagaatttttgtttttatatagattatcaatgtttaagtttgagtttaagttggacttattagagagatagagtttcacttcttgttaagttttgattaaacaaaaataattttgtttaaataaaatgataatgatgagtttgagtttaagttggacttgttagagagatagaattTCACTCATTGTTAAGTTaggattaaataaaaataattttatttaaatattgtgctgatgtagaaaattgtgaaagtttAAGAGGtttcagtttatatatatatatatatatatatatatatatatctaactCATTTTCCTTTCAACAAGAagtcaacaacaaaaaaatttattttcttttgggcgCAAGTCCTAACCTCaacttttcttatttgattGGGGTATGCAAGTTAGGCCTATCATTTCCATGGTTTTTATAAATATGATAAgattaaacttatatttttcgCTTTATGATGATTTCTCTTTGCCATGACTAAGACCACCAATTGGTCATTGATATAAATAGGATTCAaaccaaatttcttatttgacaATAAGAGATTATTCtaattgagctaattggaacttATTTCCCTttccattttaatatatataaagttcagaagaagttcaattagaatccaattttgcgtcatgtatctaaatttatgtgaggaccacaccataattatccacttaagctTATTTCATGTgtccacttaaattttttaatctttgtgccaatgaatgcaaaatactaagaatctaatattaatgaactataaaatttaaaataataataatcacaatatactcaataaaaatcaccacacaacaaagatcaccacacattctatcttattaaaaattagaagaaaaaaatgatcataaatagtattaaatttggttaagaattttaatatatgactaattacgtttacatttttttaaaaataatttgactattcatttatatttttatgataaaaactgtgtttaattttaaatctatccatacgtatgcatgtgttacatgctatttttttaaataatttaactaattatttatatttttataataaaatttgtgtttaattttaaatgtatcaaTGCATTTGCATGGGTTATatgctagttttttttaaagcaacctcaatatcatttaattagaaaaagaaTCCAGATACAAGGCCTCTAAAGCTGGGGGTGGAGAATCTTCCAATCAAACAATATCCTCATCTAAATGCTTAGCATAGCAAGCTAAGGAATGAGCTACACCATTGGCACTTCGACTGATACTATTAAATTCCACATGTCACAAACCTCCAGCCAAGCAACGAATGTCATCATAGATATTTCCCAAGCGAGACAAATCTGATCGGGCTGAAGTAATATAATTCATGACAGCTGTATTATCCCCCTCCACAATCAAATCTAAAAAACCAGCATCCATGGCGAATTCCAAAGCTTTCTGACACGCCAATACATCTGCCTCTTCACTGTCCTGAACAGCACCACCCATCGAAGACAAAGCAACCATAACCTGACCGTTATCATTCCGAATTATAACCCTAATACCTGAAGCCGGCAAGTCCACAAAAATTGTCGTGTCAAAATTGAGCTTGTATACTTGTCCTTCGAGTGGCTGCCATGTCTGTGAGCCCCCATTTGAAACCAGAAGAGTTAGCTGCATTTGTGCCTCTTGAAACTCCCTTAGAAGACTGTCAACTCTCTCATTTAGCCTACCCGGTTCCTGCAAAATTCCTCCATGCAAAACCAGATTGCGTTGGTTCCAAATGAGCCATGCTTGGACcagaaaaaactcaaaatcctCCTCTGATAGCTTATGCATCAGATTCTCAAAAATCCGCATCACACTAAATTGATTAGTCAGCCTCTTTTGCAAAATTCTAACCCAACAACCAGCCCACACATCCTGAGCAGCCCCACACCCCCACAAAGCATGAATAGAGGTTTCTGGGAAATAGTGGCAGATTGGACATGAATCATCTTCAATAATCCGTCGTTGCTGTAGCTTCTCTCTAGTCGATAAAATGATGTGACAAGCACGCCAGCCaaaagcttttattttatttggaatgtgGAGCTTCCAAATCCTCACCCAAACCATGCTGCTTGACATCTGACCTGACCCTTCCCCCACCTGGCTAGCTTCACGCAACAACCTCTTCGCAACATAGTACCCAGAATTCACTGAATatcttccctttttattttgcAGCCAAACCAAGACATTAGGCACACTATGTCGACTTAGAGGAATCCTATAAATAGCCTCGGCATCAAATCCATGAAACACCACATCTATCAA
The Quercus lobata isolate SW786 chromosome 10, ValleyOak3.0 Primary Assembly, whole genome shotgun sequence DNA segment above includes these coding regions:
- the LOC115964635 gene encoding uncharacterized protein LOC115964635 yields the protein MSIKQREDQTLRSYIARFNKETLSIDEADDKILVAAFINGLWKGKFLSSLYKNDPKTMSDVFYRATKYMNVKNTLLAHEEKPKKRERQEESRRDRGQKMARPGDRREDRRSKPPTGIFTSFTSLNTLIDKF